The DNA sequence CGATTCTTTGTTATCGCCAGAGGAATGATTCGCATCCCATTGAGCCAGCAAATCCGTAGATCCAGCCGGCAACACAGCTTGAGGCACCGGCTCGTCTCGGATGGCAAAGAACGTCAGCAACAACTGGCGTTGCAGACCGAACATCTGCCGTTCCTGCTCAGGGTCAACGTGATCGTAGCCCAACAAGTGCAGAATACCGTGGATGGCCAGAAGCATCATCTCGTCCATTGTGGAATGGCCGGCGGCCGCGGCCTGCTGCTGGGCGACCCATGGGCAGATGACGATGTCACCCAAGACACCCTCCATGATCTGGCCGTCCTGACCAGGACGAAGCTCATCCATAGGGAAACTCATCACGTCGGTCGGTCCCTCGAGCTGCATCCAGCGCATGTGCAGCTGGGCGATCGGATCGGGGTCGACGAACAGGATGGTCAGGTCGGACTGCGTGCTTACCTGCATGCGTTCCATCACCCACAAACCCAAGTCGGAGAAGAGTTTCGGGTCGATCTGCCAGACCGTCTCATTGGTGACTTCGACGCTCAATGACGTTCCTTTCCGTTTGGCTTCCGTCCGGCTTCTTCGGCAGAATGCGCATCGTAAGCCTGTACGATCTTACCGACCAGCTCGTGACGCACCACATCCTTTGCGCCGAGGTGGGCGAAGCTGATACCGTCGATATCGCCGAGAATCGATTCTATCGACTTAAGCCCGGAATGCAGCACAGCCAGATCAATCTGCGTGACGTCGCCGGTGATGACCATCTTGGTATTGAAACCGAGCCGCGTCAAAAACATCTTCATCTGCTGCTCGGTGGTGTTCTGCGCCTCGTCGAGAATGACGAAAGCGTCGTTCAACGTGCGGCCGCGCATGTAGGCGAGCGGTGCGACCTCGATGGTGCCGTCGGTCATGTAGCGGTGCATCTGGCCGGCTCCGAGCATATCGGAAAGCGCGTCGTAGAGCGGGCGCAGATACGGATCGACCTTGTCGTTCAACGTGCCTGGCAGGTAGCCGAGGCTTTCGCCGGCTTCGACGGCCGGACGCGTCAGGATAATACGGCTTACCCTGCCATCTTCGAACGCACGCACCGCTTTGGCGACGGCAAGATAGGTCTTGCCGGTTCCGGCAGGGCCGATGGCGAACGTGATGGTATTGGCATCGATGGCGCGGACGTAGAAGACCTGACCGGCGGTTTTCGCACGGACCGGCTCGCCGTTGGCGAATGCGATGACCCCGGGAACGTGCCGGTTTGCAGCAGAGCGCTTGCTTTCTTCGGAATAATCATCATCGTTCTGGAACGAACGAGATTGTGGCCGCGAACTGGTCCCGGCACCGGCAAATCCACGCGTATACGAATGCTGCGCATAGCCCTGCCCGCGGCCGCCATCACCCATCAGTCCGGCCTTCTTGCCGACCTGCCGCGCCTCGAGCATCCGCCGCACATTCATCGCGTTGGCTGGAGCCTTATATGCCGCGTCGATGATGTTGTTGAGCACGTCGGAAACTTTGTCCGCTTCAACGTCGTCACGCTTGTTATAGGCGGAAATCTCGATGCGATTGCCCCGCACGAACACGTTGACCTCGGGGAAGGCGTGCTGCACCTCGGCTAGCACCTTGTCACCCGAGCCCAGTACTGCCACCGGGTCGAGTTCGGTGGGGATGGTGATGACTCGTTTTGCGCTGGCCACCGCTCTCCTACTCTTCCATCGTCTCGCCGGTGAGCACATGCGCATGCACATGGAAGACCGACTGGCCGGCATCCTTGCCGGTGTTGAAGATGAGACGATAGGCGCCGTGGAATTCCTTTTCCGCAATGGACTGGGCGATCTCGACGATGTGGGCGAGCTCGGCAGGATCGGACTTGGCCAGTTCGGCCACGTTGGCGCAGTGCTTCTTCGGCACGATCAGCACGTGCACCTTCGCCTTGGGGTTGATGTCCTTGAATGCATAGGTGGTGTCGTCTTCGTACACCTTGGTGCTCGGGATCTCGCCCGCAATGATCTTGCAGAACAGGCAATCGTCGGCCATATATGCTCCTTACCAAAAGCTCTCGGGGCGCGGTTGCGCCCTACTCCCCCATGCTATTAGCCCGCACGGATAATTATGCTGGCCGGTATAGCAGAAAGGGTTAGGGAAAGAAAAAGACAAATTCCTTGCCCCTAACCCTATGAGAAAGCCGGCTAAAGCTGCAAAAGAGGCAGTATTGGAGATTCCTGTTCCTACCACAAGACGAAGATGGGGTTAGAGACAGAAAGACCATCACAAACGTATACGACACGGAGATTCCGATACTCGCACCGCCGAAAACTAAGCGAACCTTCCCAGTGCACGCGCCAATAGAGTCAACGCCACCGGACCTGCACTCGAAGCCCGCATGATGTTCTTGCCGAGTACACAGACCTCGGCACCCGCATCGGTGAATTGCTCCACCTCTTCGTCGCTGATGCCGCCTTCCGGGCCGACCACAACATAAACCCTGCGGGGTTTGCCGTCGTCTAGGCAGCGTTGCTCAAGTGCGGCGACCTTCTGCTCGATGCCGTCCCATGTCGAGGTCGCGTCCTGGTGCAGCACAATTACCAGCCCATGATGAACACACGCCCGACGGCATATCGCCACGACCTGCTTGCTGGAAACGCAATCATCCAAAGCCGGTTTCCATGCCCGACGCGATTGTTCGGTGGCCGCGATCAACGTCTGATCCCATTTGCGGTCGGTACGTCCGGCCTTCCACTTGGAAATCGAACGGTTGGCCTGCCATGGCACCACCTCATCCACACCGATCTGCGTGGCCATGTCGATGGCCTCAACGTCGTGCCCGGTTTTCGCGAGCGCCTGCACCAGCGCAAGCCGAGTGACCGGCTGCTCTTCCGTGGTGAATTCCGAGACCTTGACCAACCCGTTCTGTGTATCGACCACTTCGGCGTCGATACGTAACCCGCGCCCGTCGGAAAGCTGGAGTTTGTCGCCGTTTTGCAAACGCATGGCACCCAACGCGTGCCGTTTGATGGCGGGTGGCAAGGTTATCGTCCAGCCGGCACGCAGCTCGTCACGATTGACCGGTACGTCGTCATGTTCGGCGTCAAATACAAAAAGTGGACTTGTCATAATTCAAGGCTACTGGAGCCACGGACGAACCGCCTACATACGCAGAATGTCGTCACGGGAATAGTAGACGGCACCGGCTCGTGGGTATTCGCCGGTCAGTTCCGGAATAGTGACGAAACGATAGCCCTTCTTGCCGAGCTTGGAAATGACGCCAGGAACGGCAGCGACGGTATGAGGGTGGATATCGTGCATGAGAACGATTGCGCCAGGCTCGATTTGTGACATGATCTTGCGGGTCAGAGATGACGAGGTAGCGCCATTCGACCAATCGTAGGAATCCACCCCATACATGGCAATCGCGGCACCGGTCTGCTCGCCGATATACGTGCGGCTTGCCTCGTCCGCGGCACCATGCGGGGGACGCACGAAGTTAACGGGGGATCCCGTAGCCGAACCGATGATGTTACCGGTATCGTTGATCTGCTGCTGTTCATGATGGTTCTGCATGATGGCCGGCAGATCCTCATGGCTCCACGTGTGGCTTTCCACAGGGAAACCGGCCTGCGTGACCTGACGCGCTAACGCACCGCCGTCGGCCTGCACTTTCTGACCCATCTCGAAAAACGTCGCTGTGGCATTCGCTGATTTGAGATCAATGACCAGTTTCGGCGTCAATGTCGGGTCAGGCCCGTCGTCAAAGGTCAGTGCCACACAACGTTGCGTGCCGCAATTGATACCTTTGGCCTTGTTATGCGCCGCGACAGCCTTATCGGCGGTTGCGTAGAGTTCGTCTTCGTCACGTTTGCAGACCGAATAAGAAGCCGCCTTGGCAACATCGTCATTGGCCTGATCGATGGCTTTGTTGAGTTGTGCCAGCGTCGCGCTATCGATAGTGACTTTCTGCGACTTGGCGAATCCCGCCACCCCGGCAGTCACTGACTTCAGTTCGCTTTGAGCGGTTCTGGAAGCCGCAGGGTCTGCATCTTTCAAAACAAGCGCCGGTGCGAATGCCTTGTTCAATTCCGAAATCTGCCGTTGCAGCGTATTTACCCATTCGTGTTCCCGTTTGGTCTCGGCGTTGAGTTTCGGCGTCAATTGCCTGGTGGTACAGTTCATAACAGGATTGGTGGATTCCTGGGTTCTGACTTTGTCACGCTGATTCTGCGCGGTT is a window from the Bifidobacterium sp. ESL0745 genome containing:
- the ybeY gene encoding rRNA maturation RNase YbeY, which translates into the protein MSVEVTNETVWQIDPKLFSDLGLWVMERMQVSTQSDLTILFVDPDPIAQLHMRWMQLEGPTDVMSFPMDELRPGQDGQIMEGVLGDIVICPWVAQQQAAAAGHSTMDEMMLLAIHGILHLLGYDHVDPEQERQMFGLQRQLLLTFFAIRDEPVPQAVLPAGSTDLLAQWDANHSSGDNKES
- a CDS encoding polysaccharide deacetylase family protein, which encodes MFFDTPEIGDDMAEAQQSRKSGKKRGTRIVLVIALVVALVVVLGVALFNPAYSYYRKGMGQCVQWSNSYKLAAAHLDTLISEDTALVKQGEMSNKSRQSTISDSTFEQARHVLATAQNQRDKVRTQESTNPVMNCTTRQLTPKLNAETKREHEWVNTLQRQISELNKAFAPALVLKDADPAASRTAQSELKSVTAGVAGFAKSQKVTIDSATLAQLNKAIDQANDDVAKAASYSVCKRDEDELYATADKAVAAHNKAKGINCGTQRCVALTFDDGPDPTLTPKLVIDLKSANATATFFEMGQKVQADGGALARQVTQAGFPVESHTWSHEDLPAIMQNHHEQQQINDTGNIIGSATGSPVNFVRPPHGAADEASRTYIGEQTGAAIAMYGVDSYDWSNGATSSSLTRKIMSQIEPGAIVLMHDIHPHTVAAVPGVISKLGKKGYRFVTIPELTGEYPRAGAVYYSRDDILRM
- a CDS encoding histidine triad nucleotide-binding protein; the protein is MADDCLFCKIIAGEIPSTKVYEDDTTYAFKDINPKAKVHVLIVPKKHCANVAELAKSDPAELAHIVEIAQSIAEKEFHGAYRLIFNTGKDAGQSVFHVHAHVLTGETMEE
- a CDS encoding 16S rRNA (uracil(1498)-N(3))-methyltransferase, with amino-acid sequence MTSPLFVFDAEHDDVPVNRDELRAGWTITLPPAIKRHALGAMRLQNGDKLQLSDGRGLRIDAEVVDTQNGLVKVSEFTTEEQPVTRLALVQALAKTGHDVEAIDMATQIGVDEVVPWQANRSISKWKAGRTDRKWDQTLIAATEQSRRAWKPALDDCVSSKQVVAICRRACVHHGLVIVLHQDATSTWDGIEQKVAALEQRCLDDGKPRRVYVVVGPEGGISDEEVEQFTDAGAEVCVLGKNIMRASSAGPVALTLLARALGRFA
- a CDS encoding PhoH family protein, whose protein sequence is MASAKRVITIPTELDPVAVLGSGDKVLAEVQHAFPEVNVFVRGNRIEISAYNKRDDVEADKVSDVLNNIIDAAYKAPANAMNVRRMLEARQVGKKAGLMGDGGRGQGYAQHSYTRGFAGAGTSSRPQSRSFQNDDDYSEESKRSAANRHVPGVIAFANGEPVRAKTAGQVFYVRAIDANTITFAIGPAGTGKTYLAVAKAVRAFEDGRVSRIILTRPAVEAGESLGYLPGTLNDKVDPYLRPLYDALSDMLGAGQMHRYMTDGTIEVAPLAYMRGRTLNDAFVILDEAQNTTEQQMKMFLTRLGFNTKMVITGDVTQIDLAVLHSGLKSIESILGDIDGISFAHLGAKDVVRHELVGKIVQAYDAHSAEEAGRKPNGKERH